The following proteins are encoded in a genomic region of Spirosoma sp. SC4-14:
- a CDS encoding SDR family NAD(P)-dependent oxidoreductase — protein MSIVTDSFSLARKLALVTGCKRGIGKAMAEALAEAGADIIGVSANLEPTGSAVAEAVEQRGRKFYAYQADFGKREAIYAFLEQVKKDHPVIDILINNAGTILRKPAAEHPDEYWDEVIAINQTAQFILTRDIGRDMLERGRGKVIFTASLLTFQGGVNVPGYAASKGAVGSLVKAFANEWASKGVNVNAIAPGYISTDNTEALRNDPVRSKAILDRIPAGRWGEPDDFKGPAVFLASSASDYVHGTILTVDGGWMGR, from the coding sequence ATGAGCATAGTTACTGATTCTTTTTCACTTGCCAGGAAACTGGCACTGGTTACGGGTTGCAAACGCGGTATTGGTAAGGCAATGGCTGAGGCTCTGGCCGAAGCAGGTGCTGATATTATTGGTGTTTCGGCCAATCTTGAGCCAACGGGGAGTGCCGTTGCAGAAGCTGTTGAACAGCGCGGACGTAAATTCTATGCCTACCAGGCCGATTTTGGTAAACGGGAGGCTATTTATGCATTTCTTGAGCAGGTTAAAAAAGACCACCCCGTTATTGATATTCTGATTAATAACGCCGGAACGATTCTTCGCAAACCGGCTGCCGAACATCCTGACGAATACTGGGATGAGGTGATTGCCATTAATCAGACGGCACAGTTTATTCTGACCCGCGACATTGGCAGAGATATGCTTGAACGGGGGAGGGGGAAAGTTATTTTTACCGCGTCGCTGCTTACGTTTCAGGGGGGCGTCAATGTGCCGGGTTATGCTGCCAGCAAAGGCGCTGTTGGTAGCCTGGTTAAAGCGTTTGCAAACGAATGGGCCTCTAAAGGGGTCAACGTAAATGCCATTGCTCCGGGCTATATTTCGACCGATAATACGGAAGCCTTACGGAACGATCCGGTTCGGAGTAAAGCCATTCTCGACCGTATTCCAGCCGGTCGGTGGGGCGAGCCCGACGATTTTAAAGGGCCAGCGGTCTTCCTGGCTTCGTCGGCTTCCGATTATGTGCATGGTACGATTCTTACGGTCGATGGAGGCTGGATGGGTCGATGA
- a CDS encoding DUF4861 family protein — MRSLFLVAILIALSGMVVGQSTTLTIRNPSSVSLRQTVVEIPWATVIKAYPQVDTAHLQVLQGANEVAYQLEHRGHKTIQNLLVQVSLEPRQRIVLTLQKGQPANVESKTYCRYVPERYDDFAWENDRVAFRIYGAALNGRPDNAYGSDIWAKRTNALILNKWYKQNDYHKDHGEGLDYYHVGLTLGAGDIGVFLNDSIQFIHNYRSWEILDNGPLRSTFRVKFDPYTFNGITVNETRTVSLDAGSQLSKVQVSIAHTSDKALPMVAGITLRPEASPLLLNETKGILGYWEPKHGDDGTIGVGCIFPATPVSMQRKYQHGLAKLSVKSGNTIIYYSGGAWDKAGRITSGDDWFAYLHQFADQLKTPPMVTVGK, encoded by the coding sequence ATGAGAAGTTTATTTCTAGTAGCCATTTTGATTGCTTTGTCGGGGATGGTAGTTGGTCAGAGCACAACACTGACTATCCGAAACCCAAGTTCGGTTTCACTCCGGCAAACGGTTGTAGAGATACCGTGGGCAACTGTTATAAAAGCCTATCCGCAGGTCGATACGGCGCATTTGCAGGTTTTGCAGGGAGCGAATGAAGTAGCGTATCAGCTTGAACATCGTGGCCATAAGACCATACAGAATCTGCTGGTACAGGTTTCTCTGGAACCCAGACAGCGTATTGTGTTAACCCTTCAGAAAGGCCAGCCCGCTAATGTGGAATCGAAAACCTACTGCCGCTATGTTCCCGAACGATACGACGATTTTGCCTGGGAGAACGATCGGGTGGCCTTTCGTATCTACGGAGCAGCGCTGAATGGCCGCCCCGATAATGCCTACGGTTCCGACATCTGGGCGAAACGTACGAATGCGCTGATTCTGAATAAGTGGTATAAACAGAATGATTACCACAAAGACCACGGCGAAGGGCTCGATTATTATCATGTCGGGCTAACCCTGGGGGCGGGCGATATTGGCGTTTTTCTGAACGATTCAATTCAGTTTATTCACAATTACCGTTCGTGGGAGATTCTGGATAATGGCCCACTTCGGTCGACTTTCCGGGTTAAATTCGATCCGTATACATTCAATGGCATCACGGTAAACGAAACCCGAACGGTGTCGCTGGATGCCGGTTCGCAACTAAGTAAGGTGCAGGTCAGTATTGCCCATACGTCGGATAAAGCGTTGCCTATGGTTGCCGGGATAACCCTTCGCCCGGAGGCCAGCCCGCTGCTGCTTAATGAAACGAAGGGGATTCTGGGCTACTGGGAGCCGAAACACGGCGACGATGGCACTATTGGCGTTGGTTGTATTTTTCCTGCTACTCCCGTATCGATGCAGCGAAAATATCAGCATGGACTGGCTAAACTTAGTGTGAAATCCGGAAACACTATTATTTACTATTCGGGCGGGGCCTGGGACAAAGCCGGACGTATTACATCGGGCGATGACTGGTTCGCCTACCTGCACCAATTCGCCGATCAATTGAAAACTCCTCCCATGGTGACGGTAGGGAAATAG
- the kduI gene encoding 5-dehydro-4-deoxy-D-glucuronate isomerase, protein MQTERTTLAEQPTDREVVFESRYATSPNEVKGMTTEQLRQTFLIENLFVADQFRWVLSFFDRYLTGGIMPVEGPATLSVPDQLRADYFLERRELGIINVGGSGRVVVDGDSIDLDFKEALYIGRGIKKVQFSSHDATAPARFYLNSTPAHKPYPTRKVARTDAEVVELGSLETANHRVINKLLVNSILPTCQLQMGMTELKTGSVWNTMPAHTHDRRMEVYFYFEVPDGQSVCHFMGQPQETRHIWMQNEQAVISPNWSIHSGAGTSSYTFIWGMAGENLDYGDMDFCAITDLK, encoded by the coding sequence ATGCAAACAGAACGGACAACACTAGCAGAACAGCCAACTGACCGGGAGGTGGTTTTTGAAAGCCGATACGCCACCTCACCCAATGAAGTGAAGGGGATGACTACCGAACAGCTTCGGCAAACTTTCCTGATCGAAAATCTATTCGTAGCCGATCAGTTTCGGTGGGTGCTGTCATTTTTCGACCGCTACCTCACGGGAGGGATTATGCCGGTTGAAGGCCCCGCTACACTATCGGTGCCCGATCAGCTTAGGGCTGATTATTTTCTGGAACGTCGCGAACTGGGCATCATCAATGTGGGGGGCTCTGGCCGGGTTGTGGTTGATGGTGATTCAATCGATCTTGACTTCAAAGAGGCTTTGTATATTGGCCGGGGTATAAAAAAAGTACAGTTTAGTTCGCACGATGCCACCGCACCCGCCCGATTCTACCTGAACTCAACCCCAGCCCATAAGCCTTATCCAACCCGTAAAGTAGCACGGACAGATGCCGAAGTTGTTGAGTTAGGAAGCCTTGAAACGGCCAATCATCGTGTCATCAATAAACTGCTGGTTAATAGTATATTGCCAACCTGTCAGCTACAGATGGGTATGACCGAACTGAAAACCGGTAGTGTCTGGAACACAATGCCCGCGCATACACACGACCGACGCATGGAGGTGTACTTCTATTTTGAAGTGCCCGACGGTCAGTCGGTCTGTCATTTTATGGGACAACCGCAGGAAACCCGCCATATCTGGATGCAGAACGAACAGGCTGTTATATCGCCCAACTGGTCGATTCATTCCGGGGCTGGTACGTCCAGCTATACATTTATATGGGGAATGGCCGGTGAAAACCTCGACTATGGCGATATGGATTTCTGTGCGATTACCGATTTAAAATAA
- a CDS encoding histidine kinase: MNVRLSWRQIAAIASLIVAVLVNLPLITLTTHSRWVAVPGVPDSSFTFSRLFFHTLFTFFFIELNRYVLPKKLYRSRMNLVGWYGINFLLYLFLVGLFVVVVLFWYSERPLLVIITSYFRTFFVWITALVLGNFLTVLQQNRAMQAENEQLKQQSLQAQLDALKAQLNPHFLFNSLNALSSLIREGGPASQQYLTKLSQVLRYSLQVQQQTLVPFAEEMQFTAAYSYLLTIRFGSNLRIDNELPDQAPWQIPPMSLQLLIENAVKHNIVSNTRPLTIHLTTDGDNKYIAVSNVNQPKTEPADGMGSGLANLNSRFQLLTGQSIQLSQTDGEFCVRLPIIPLSNHELSNPA, encoded by the coding sequence ATGAATGTTCGTTTATCGTGGCGTCAGATTGCCGCCATTGCATCGCTCATTGTAGCCGTTCTGGTCAACCTCCCACTCATTACTCTAACAACCCATTCGCGCTGGGTGGCGGTGCCGGGTGTGCCCGATAGCAGTTTCACCTTCAGCCGTTTGTTTTTTCATACCCTTTTTACCTTTTTCTTTATCGAACTGAACCGATATGTGCTGCCCAAAAAACTATATCGGTCGCGGATGAATCTCGTTGGCTGGTATGGCATCAACTTTCTGCTCTACCTGTTTCTGGTTGGGCTGTTCGTCGTCGTTGTGTTATTCTGGTATTCCGAACGGCCTTTGCTGGTCATTATCACCTCCTATTTCCGTACGTTTTTCGTCTGGATAACAGCCCTGGTTCTTGGTAACTTTCTGACCGTACTGCAGCAAAATCGGGCCATGCAGGCCGAGAACGAACAACTCAAACAACAGAGCCTGCAAGCCCAGCTCGACGCACTAAAAGCCCAGCTCAACCCGCATTTCCTGTTCAATTCGCTCAATGCCCTTAGTTCGCTCATTCGCGAAGGCGGACCAGCGAGCCAGCAGTACCTGACCAAACTCTCGCAGGTACTGCGCTATTCGTTACAGGTGCAGCAGCAAACACTTGTTCCGTTTGCCGAAGAAATGCAGTTTACCGCAGCCTATTCCTATCTGCTAACGATTCGCTTCGGCAGCAATCTCCGAATCGACAATGAACTTCCAGACCAGGCTCCGTGGCAGATTCCGCCTATGTCGCTGCAACTGCTCATTGAAAATGCCGTTAAACACAACATTGTTTCGAACACTCGCCCGTTGACCATTCATCTGACAACCGATGGCGACAACAAGTACATCGCCGTCAGCAATGTGAATCAACCCAAAACCGAACCCGCCGATGGCATGGGGAGCGGGTTAGCCAATCTGAACAGCCGATTTCAGTTGCTGACGGGTCAGTCGATCCAGCTTAGTCAAACCGATGGCGAGTTTTGCGTACGTCTACCCATTATCCCCCTTTCCAACCACGAGTTATCGAACCCTGCCTGA
- a CDS encoding LytTR family DNA-binding domain-containing protein, with the protein MRVLIIEDEQMAANHLTALLRDIEPSLTVLGILDSVDDGRLQWPHLPTPDLIFSDIQLADGLSFSLLEQVPVPCPIIFTTAYDDYAIRAFKLNSIDYLLKPIEAEALAASLHKYRSLARPATTDLVRQMQTLLSSQAFLTQTYRQSFLIQFRDKLLPIKVSDIAYFSIEGGVVSATLVNRVTDHRVTDHRVTVQPISYPIDLKLEELETQLDPQQFFRANRQFVVSRNSIREAELYFNGRLQLKLQPEPTTPVLISKDRAPQFKKWMEAF; encoded by the coding sequence ATGCGTGTATTGATTATTGAAGACGAACAGATGGCAGCAAATCACCTGACGGCCTTGCTTCGGGATATCGAACCATCGCTGACGGTGCTCGGCATTCTGGACAGTGTTGACGATGGTCGGCTACAGTGGCCCCACCTCCCGACACCCGATCTGATTTTTTCAGACATTCAACTGGCCGATGGCCTTTCGTTTTCGCTGCTGGAACAGGTACCTGTGCCCTGCCCCATTATTTTCACAACAGCCTACGACGACTATGCTATTCGGGCATTCAAGCTCAACAGCATCGACTACCTGCTCAAACCCATCGAAGCCGAAGCGCTAGCCGCCAGCTTACACAAATACCGTTCGCTGGCCCGCCCGGCCACCACCGATCTGGTCCGACAGATGCAAACGCTCCTGAGTAGTCAGGCTTTTCTGACGCAAACGTATCGGCAAAGCTTTCTCATTCAGTTTCGGGATAAGCTACTGCCCATTAAGGTGTCGGACATTGCCTATTTTTCCATTGAGGGTGGTGTCGTTTCGGCCACTCTCGTTAACCGTGTGACGGACCACCGTGTGACGGACCACCGTGTGACGGTTCAGCCAATCAGCTACCCAATTGATCTGAAACTGGAAGAGCTGGAAACACAGCTCGACCCCCAGCAGTTTTTTCGGGCCAATCGGCAGTTTGTGGTGTCGCGCAACAGCATCCGCGAAGCTGAGCTGTATTTCAACGGGCGGCTACAACTCAAGCTCCAACCCGAGCCTACAACGCCGGTTCTGATTAGCAAAGACCGTGCTCCGCAATTCAAAAAATGGATGGAAGCCTTCTGA
- a CDS encoding DUF3089 domain-containing protein has translation MKSTLLILFTCLTYFTASAQRGRLMQQMLERSFERNSAPTTGPTPDYSKLYYWAASPHKHDPADSIPAFLKSEQRDSTADVFFIHPTTFATGIHSEADASEPSTERVNLMTELKTSAWNADLSDTALNRLTDLRPILYQASVFNGSCRVFAPRYRQASLKAFFVRSSPSAQAAFDLAYSDVRKAFQYYLEHDNHGRPIVIASHSQGSLHAIRLLQEFFDGKPLQQQLVCAYIVGYQIEKKAFQKLPIGNSPTATGCVVGWRSYQEGERPRGINAENGNSVCVNPLTWTTSSQWASRELHLGALRHFTELLPHSISAGIEPELAILWVRFPDGIDERAKRLKNLHVLDYNLFWMNIRTNVRQRIAAYHKTK, from the coding sequence ATGAAATCGACGCTACTCATACTTTTCACCTGCCTGACATATTTCACTGCCTCTGCCCAGCGGGGACGGCTCATGCAGCAGATGCTCGAACGGAGTTTCGAGCGAAATTCGGCCCCAACAACCGGCCCAACTCCCGATTATAGCAAGCTCTATTACTGGGCAGCCTCCCCCCACAAACACGATCCGGCCGACAGTATTCCGGCTTTTCTGAAATCGGAACAGCGCGATAGTACGGCCGATGTTTTTTTTATCCACCCAACAACTTTCGCCACCGGCATTCACTCCGAAGCCGATGCCAGCGAACCCTCTACTGAACGGGTCAATTTAATGACCGAACTGAAAACCTCGGCCTGGAATGCCGACCTGAGCGATACGGCGCTGAATCGCCTGACCGATCTACGCCCTATTTTATATCAGGCTTCGGTGTTTAACGGCAGTTGCCGGGTGTTTGCGCCACGGTATCGACAGGCCAGCCTGAAAGCGTTTTTTGTACGCAGTTCGCCCAGCGCACAAGCGGCTTTCGATCTGGCGTATAGCGATGTCAGAAAAGCCTTTCAGTATTATCTGGAACATGATAACCACGGTCGACCCATCGTCATTGCGTCGCACAGCCAGGGCAGTTTACACGCGATTCGGCTGTTGCAGGAGTTTTTTGATGGAAAACCATTGCAGCAGCAACTGGTATGCGCCTATATAGTCGGCTATCAGATTGAGAAAAAAGCCTTCCAGAAACTACCCATTGGCAATTCGCCAACCGCAACGGGCTGTGTAGTGGGCTGGCGGTCGTATCAGGAAGGGGAACGACCACGAGGCATTAATGCTGAAAATGGCAATTCGGTTTGTGTAAATCCGCTAACCTGGACAACCAGCAGCCAATGGGCCTCCCGCGAATTGCATCTGGGCGCGTTGCGACATTTCACGGAACTATTGCCGCATAGCATCAGCGCAGGTATTGAACCCGAGTTGGCCATTTTGTGGGTTCGTTTCCCCGACGGCATCGACGAACGCGCCAAACGGTTAAAAAACCTGCATGTGCTCGACTATAACCTGTTCTGGATGAACATCCGCACAAATGTCCGCCAACGCATCGCTGCTTATCATAAAACAAAATAG
- a CDS encoding PepSY-like domain-containing protein yields MKRFWAIGLTTLTLSLAACQKDNNSPAPDDATARIATTTGGKLMVVSPDKLPDAIKTYIQNQYASATIRQAGKGPRGNYAVLVDQNGTETVLFFKADGSFKTEHTLKVKSLGASALPTLANTYIQKHYPNAAIRRVAQGPRGNYGVLLQSGNTYELLVFTKNGVFLKQIDRASGGKLIETSELPSAITTYITSNYAGATIKQAGQGPKGNYGIVIEIGGKRKALIFDQTGTFLKEVSR; encoded by the coding sequence ATGAAACGATTTTGGGCAATTGGCCTGACAACCCTAACTCTCAGTCTGGCCGCCTGCCAGAAAGACAACAATTCGCCTGCTCCTGACGATGCAACGGCCCGCATAGCCACAACCACAGGTGGTAAGCTCATGGTAGTAAGTCCCGACAAACTCCCCGACGCAATCAAAACCTACATCCAGAATCAGTATGCCAGTGCCACCATCAGACAGGCGGGGAAAGGACCGCGAGGAAACTATGCTGTGCTGGTTGACCAGAACGGCACCGAAACCGTCCTGTTTTTTAAAGCGGATGGTAGTTTCAAAACTGAGCATACATTGAAGGTAAAAAGCCTGGGTGCCTCAGCACTCCCAACACTGGCAAACACTTACATCCAGAAGCATTACCCGAATGCTGCCATCCGGCGGGTAGCACAGGGGCCACGTGGAAACTACGGTGTTCTCCTTCAATCCGGCAACACCTACGAACTGCTGGTCTTCACGAAAAACGGGGTTTTTCTGAAACAGATCGACCGAGCATCGGGCGGTAAGTTGATTGAAACCAGCGAACTACCATCCGCCATCACGACCTACATAACCAGCAACTATGCCGGTGCCACCATCAAACAGGCCGGACAAGGCCCCAAAGGCAACTACGGAATCGTGATTGAGATCGGCGGCAAACGCAAAGCGCTCATCTTCGATCAGACGGGTACCTTTTTAAAAGAAGTAAGTCGGTGA
- a CDS encoding IS5 family transposase: MTKQWQPLTDPQWDAISPFFDLKRKRKHELRQIINVILWLLRTGCQWRNLPPQWPNWQAVYYYFDRWKQDGTFERINAALNQSDRKRVGKEAQPSVLCIDAQSVKLNPMICEHRGMDVNKRVNGRKREFVVDTDGRLWVVDVHAANEAEGPASISLIGTILWRVGERLEKVYGDQAYNGAFAQALTEWSIDFEKASRPESTQGFVPVAKRWVVERSIAWTNFFRRIVKDYEYTLSSSVSWLYLANIQIMLQRL, encoded by the coding sequence ATGACCAAACAGTGGCAACCACTGACCGACCCTCAATGGGACGCAATTTCGCCTTTCTTTGACCTCAAACGCAAGCGAAAACATGAATTGCGCCAGATCATCAACGTTATTCTGTGGCTGCTGCGAACCGGTTGTCAATGGCGGAACCTGCCACCGCAATGGCCTAACTGGCAGGCGGTTTACTATTACTTTGACCGCTGGAAGCAGGACGGCACCTTCGAACGAATCAACGCAGCCTTGAATCAATCAGACCGAAAACGAGTGGGTAAGGAAGCTCAGCCATCTGTTCTATGCATTGATGCACAAAGTGTTAAGTTAAATCCCATGATCTGCGAACACCGGGGTATGGACGTCAATAAACGCGTCAACGGGCGAAAACGAGAGTTCGTCGTGGATACCGACGGCCGCTTGTGGGTGGTCGATGTGCATGCGGCAAATGAAGCAGAAGGACCGGCGTCAATTTCTCTGATTGGGACAATCCTTTGGCGAGTTGGGGAACGCCTGGAGAAGGTTTACGGCGATCAGGCTTACAATGGAGCTTTTGCCCAGGCATTAACCGAGTGGAGCATCGATTTCGAGAAGGCTTCGCGTCCCGAATCAACCCAAGGTTTTGTGCCTGTGGCCAAGCGATGGGTCGTTGAACGGAGCATTGCCTGGACGAATTTCTTCCGGCGCATCGTCAAAGATTACGAGTACACGCTATCTTCTTCGGTGAGTTGGCTGTATTTAGCAAACATTCAGATCATGCTACAACGCCTTTGA
- a CDS encoding alpha/beta hydrolase: MKSIYIFSGLGADERVFKHLDFSGFDTTFIRWTQPTKGETIEHYACRLKEQIGTERPILLGLSFGGIMAIEVAKHIDTEKIIIIASAKTKNEIPFYYRLAGRLNIHKLLPIAIMKRPNVLSYWFFGTQSNNDKRMLANILHDTNAEFLKWSIDKIVKWKNQTLHKNLMHIHGTADKILPLCFVDCDLKVSCGGHFMTVNKADELTKKIRRLL; encoded by the coding sequence ATGAAAAGCATCTATATATTTAGCGGATTGGGAGCGGACGAAAGGGTTTTCAAACATTTAGACTTTTCAGGCTTTGACACAACTTTTATTCGTTGGACACAACCAACAAAAGGTGAAACGATTGAACATTATGCTTGTCGGCTGAAAGAACAAATTGGAACTGAAAGACCAATTTTGTTAGGACTTTCATTTGGCGGAATTATGGCAATAGAAGTCGCAAAGCATATTGACACAGAAAAAATTATTATTATTGCATCGGCAAAGACAAAAAATGAAATACCTTTTTACTATCGACTTGCAGGACGTTTAAACATTCACAAACTATTGCCGATAGCAATTATGAAACGACCAAATGTCTTGAGCTATTGGTTTTTTGGTACACAAAGCAACAATGACAAAAGAATGCTAGCCAACATTTTGCACGATACAAACGCTGAATTTTTAAAATGGTCTATCGACAAAATTGTAAAATGGAAAAACCAAACACTACACAAAAACCTAATGCATATTCACGGAACAGCGGACAAAATTTTACCTTTATGTTTTGTTGACTGCGACTTGAAAGTGAGTTGTGGTGGACATTTTATGACAGTAAACAAAGCGGACGAACTAACTAAAAAAATACGTAGGTTGCTATAA
- a CDS encoding RtcB family protein produces MEVPFLIDDILTLGPIPEPLHNAFLRVANGLVQRADYSKERAMGLLAQMLQNPKKFAYSRNKVTNLARSVYDLAKQGVLIPLSEVGATYLPPEPEPYVLAATGNQTERTFDLRTGPLPYAVFGREHIEEGALKQMETAASLPISVAGALMPDAHQGYGLPIGGVLATTANTVIPFAVGVDIACRMCLSVFDLPPTFLKREPHLLKRSLVEQTKFGIGGETREKYDESVMDLPEWRATKVIRDLKDKAYRQLGSSGTGNHFVEWGIVEVYSDDAAAEGAHLNLPPGEYLALLSHSGSRGFGGAVANYYSKLAMQKTRLPKQAAHLAWLDLNTEEGQEYWIAMNLAGDYASANHHEIHNKLAKVLGEKPLVRIENHHNFAWKEQMPDGQEVIVHRKGATPAGPDVLGIIPGSMTKPGFVVRGRGFADALNSASHGAGRVMSRTQAFNSITRSQLNKALRDADIELIGGDLDEAPMVYKDIETVIGAQHDLVSVLAKFTPKIVRMADANRKEGRED; encoded by the coding sequence ATGGAAGTACCATTTTTAATTGACGACATTCTGACGCTTGGGCCTATTCCTGAGCCGTTACATAACGCATTCCTGCGCGTGGCCAACGGGCTGGTGCAGCGAGCCGACTACTCTAAAGAAAGAGCGATGGGATTGCTGGCGCAGATGCTCCAGAACCCGAAAAAGTTTGCCTATTCGCGTAATAAAGTCACGAATCTGGCGCGGTCGGTTTACGATCTGGCTAAACAGGGCGTACTGATTCCGCTGAGCGAGGTAGGGGCTACTTACCTGCCACCCGAACCTGAGCCGTATGTACTGGCCGCTACCGGCAACCAGACCGAGCGAACCTTCGACCTGCGAACGGGACCATTGCCCTATGCCGTATTCGGTCGGGAGCATATTGAAGAAGGTGCCCTGAAGCAGATGGAAACGGCTGCCAGCCTGCCCATTTCGGTGGCTGGTGCGCTCATGCCCGACGCCCATCAGGGCTACGGATTGCCGATCGGTGGGGTGCTGGCAACTACGGCCAATACGGTGATTCCGTTTGCGGTTGGGGTCGATATTGCCTGCCGGATGTGTCTGTCGGTGTTCGATCTGCCGCCCACGTTTTTAAAGCGTGAACCGCATCTGTTGAAACGGTCGCTGGTTGAGCAAACCAAATTCGGAATTGGTGGCGAAACCCGCGAAAAATACGACGAGTCGGTGATGGATTTGCCCGAATGGAGAGCCACGAAGGTGATCCGCGACCTGAAAGACAAAGCCTACCGACAACTCGGAAGCTCCGGTACGGGCAACCACTTTGTGGAGTGGGGTATTGTGGAGGTCTATAGCGACGACGCAGCGGCAGAAGGCGCACATCTGAACCTGCCACCGGGCGAATATTTGGCGTTGCTGTCGCATTCAGGCTCGCGCGGATTCGGTGGGGCGGTTGCCAACTACTACTCTAAACTGGCCATGCAGAAAACCCGTTTGCCGAAGCAGGCGGCTCACCTGGCCTGGCTCGATCTGAACACCGAAGAAGGGCAGGAGTACTGGATTGCCATGAACCTGGCCGGTGACTATGCGTCGGCCAACCACCACGAAATTCATAACAAGCTGGCCAAAGTGCTGGGCGAGAAACCGCTCGTCAGGATCGAAAATCACCACAATTTTGCCTGGAAGGAGCAAATGCCCGACGGGCAGGAGGTAATTGTTCACCGCAAGGGGGCAACGCCCGCCGGACCCGATGTGCTCGGCATTATTCCGGGCTCGATGACGAAACCGGGCTTTGTGGTGCGTGGCCGTGGCTTTGCCGATGCGCTGAATTCGGCTTCGCACGGGGCTGGTCGGGTGATGTCGCGGACGCAGGCGTTCAACAGCATTACGCGCTCGCAGCTTAACAAAGCCTTACGGGATGCCGATATTGAACTGATCGGTGGCGACCTCGACGAAGCGCCAATGGTTTACAAAGACATCGAGACCGTTATCGGTGCCCAGCACGATCTGGTATCGGTACTGGCGAAGTTTACGCCCAAAATTGTCCGCATGGCCGACGCCAACCGCAAGGAAGGCCGCGAGGATTGA
- a CDS encoding slipin family protein: MKTVRIQAWQIGLVFKQGGYKRILSEGKHWFWLNETVHVFNRGERLQNAPCDLDVLLSYPDVAAALDIVEVKDPEIALQYEKGLFLSILPKGRWAYWKGIKQYDYQKADLRQIGIPATVDPVLLTAAPLSAYVRTFTIEAQEQGVLFIDWTFDRILKPGVYSWWKNSTPIHVAKVDTRQQQMEVSGQEILTKDKASLRLSFFVQYQVQDIIKALVENKEYDKQLYVSIQLALREYIGSLTLDELLDKKGDLALYVLSATAAKASELGVDLRSGGVRDIILPGDMRDIMNQVLMAEKKAQANSIMRREETASTRSLLNTAKLMEDNEMLWKLKEMEYVEKIADKISSISVSNDGSMVDQLKQLFVRKRYAVTKK, translated from the coding sequence ATGAAAACTGTACGCATCCAGGCCTGGCAAATCGGGCTTGTGTTTAAACAAGGCGGGTATAAACGAATTCTTTCGGAAGGCAAACATTGGTTTTGGCTTAACGAAACCGTCCATGTGTTTAACCGGGGAGAGCGACTACAGAATGCTCCCTGCGATCTGGACGTGCTGCTGTCGTATCCCGACGTGGCGGCTGCGCTCGATATAGTCGAAGTAAAAGACCCTGAAATTGCGCTGCAATATGAAAAAGGCCTTTTTCTGTCGATTTTGCCGAAGGGTCGCTGGGCTTATTGGAAAGGTATCAAACAGTACGATTACCAGAAAGCCGATTTACGCCAGATCGGGATTCCGGCTACTGTCGACCCGGTTTTGCTGACGGCAGCGCCATTGTCTGCTTATGTTCGTACGTTTACCATTGAAGCACAGGAGCAGGGTGTTTTGTTTATCGACTGGACGTTCGACCGGATTTTGAAACCCGGAGTCTATTCCTGGTGGAAAAACAGCACGCCGATTCATGTGGCGAAAGTCGATACGCGCCAGCAGCAGATGGAAGTGTCGGGACAGGAAATTCTGACCAAAGACAAAGCCTCGCTGCGGTTGAGTTTCTTTGTTCAATATCAGGTGCAGGACATTATCAAAGCCCTGGTCGAAAATAAAGAGTACGATAAGCAGTTGTACGTGTCGATTCAGTTGGCGCTGCGCGAGTATATCGGTAGCCTGACGCTCGATGAATTGCTCGACAAAAAAGGCGATCTGGCTCTCTATGTGCTGTCGGCTACGGCCGCCAAAGCGTCGGAACTGGGGGTAGACCTGCGTAGCGGTGGGGTACGCGACATTATTTTGCCGGGCGATATGCGCGACATCATGAATCAGGTATTGATGGCCGAAAAGAAAGCACAGGCAAACAGCATCATGCGTCGGGAAGAAACCGCTTCGACCCGGAGCCTGCTGAACACGGCCAAACTGATGGAAGACAACGAAATGCTCTGGAAACTGAAAGAGATGGAATACGTTGAGAAAATCGCGGATAAAATCAGCTCAATTTCCGTATCGAACGATGGCTCTATGGTCGATCAGTTGAAACAGCTTTTCGTCCGTAAACGCTATGCTGTTACTAAAAAATAA